The following are encoded in a window of Cygnus atratus isolate AKBS03 ecotype Queensland, Australia chromosome 20, CAtr_DNAZoo_HiC_assembly, whole genome shotgun sequence genomic DNA:
- the ORAI2 gene encoding protein orai-2 isoform X2: MMSSELNVPVDPSTPACCSEPGTKGMDYRDWVRRSYLELVTSNHHSVQALSWRKLYLSRAKLKASSRTSALLSGFAMVAMVEVQLEMQYKYPQMLLIAFSACTTVLVAVHLFALLISTCILPNVEAVSNIHNLNSISESPHERMHPYIELAWGFSTVLGILLFLAEVVLLCWIKFLPVDSILKNETTTIQKPSGHAGWQAALVSTIIMVPVGLIFVVFTIHFYRSLVRHKTERHNREIEELHKLKVQLDGHDRGMQVV; this comes from the exons ATGATGAGTTCTGAATTAAACGTTCCGGTGGACCCTTCCACTCCCGCTTGCTGCTCTGAACCTGGCACCAAAGGCATGGATTATCGGGACTGGGTGCGCCGCAGCTACCTGGAGCTGGTGACATCGAACCACCACTCCGTCCAGGCCCTGTCGTGGAGGAAGCTGTACCTGAGCCGAGCCAAGCTGAAAGCTTCCAGCAGAACCTCTGCGCTGCTCTCTGGATTTGCGATG GTTGCCATGGTGGAGGTGCAGCTGGAGATGCAGTACAAGTACCCCCAGATGCTGCTGATCGCCTTCAGTGCCTGCACGACGGTGCTCGTGGCAGTCCATCTCTTCGCTCTTCTCATCAGCACCTGCATTCTGCCGAACGTGGAAGCAGTGAGCAACATCCACAACCTGAACTCCATCAGCGAATCCCCCCACGAGCGCATGCATCCCTACATCGAGCTGGCGTGGGGCTTCTCCACGGTTCTGGGAATCCTCCTTTTCCTCGCAGAAGTGGTGCTTCTGTGCTGGATAAAATTTCTGCCTGTGGACTCCAtcctgaaaaatgaaaccacCACCATCCAGAAGCCCAGCGGCCACGCGGGTTGGCAAGCAGCGCTGGTCTCCACCATCATCATGGTCCCCGTGGGGCTGATTTTTGTCGTCTTCACCATTCACTTCTACCGCTCCTTGGTGCGGCACAAAACGGAGCGCCACAACCGGGAGATCGAGGAGCTCCACAAACTGAAAGTGCAGTTAGACGGGCATGACAGAGGCATGCAGGTAGTGTGA
- the ALKBH4 gene encoding alpha-ketoglutarate-dependent dioxygenase alkB homolog 4, with the protein MMMAVMEEEEAAGGGGAGPGCGCKGIRSCLLCEGPAQAAPPPQGEDNFTYCPATGLAKGNEHSEFAGWAFPFPGVFLTEEFISEEEESEMVELMDQDEWKPSQSGRKKQDYGPKVNFKKQRLKAGSFTGLPSFSKKIVTQMKACSVLGGFLPVEQCNLDYRPERGSAIDPHFDDWWLWGERLVSLNLLSKTVLSMSCDSEDSIQLFPTFSKENGELSPPGSLTETSACKSSSKQGTDYILSPRLVPSKEVTVAIHFPRRSLVVLYGDARYKWKHAIYRKHIEHRRICVTFRELSAEFSAGGRHEELGKELLEIALSFQGTPV; encoded by the exons ATGATGATGGCggtgatggaggaggaggaagcggcgggaggcggcggcgcggggccgggctgcggctGCAAGGGGATCCGCTCCTGCCTGCTTTGCGAGGGGCCCGCGCAGGCCGCTCCGCCCCCGCAG GGAGAAGATAATTTCACTTACTGTCCAGCAACAGGTTTAGCTAAAGGAAATGAGCACTCAGAATTTGCTGGCTGGGCATTTCCATTTCCAGGGGTGTTTTTGACAGAGGAGTTCATTAGTGAAGAAGAAGAATCGGAGATGGTTGAACTGATGGACCAAGATGAATGGAAGCCATCGCAGTCTGGCCGAAAGAAACAG GACTATGGACCCAAAGTGAACTTCAAGAAACAGAGGTTGAAAGCTGGTAGCTTTACCGGTTTGCCAAGTTTTAGTAAAAAAATTGTGACACAAATGAAGGCTTGCTCTGTACTAGGTGGTTTCTTACCTGTTGAACAATGTAATCTGGACTACAGGCCAGAAAGAGGTTCTGCCATCGACCCACATTTTGATGACtggtggctttggggagagCGTCTGGTTAGCTTAAACTTGCTCTCAAAAACCGTGCTCTCCATGTCTTGTGATTCAGAGGACAGCATCCAATTATTTCCcactttcagtaaagaaaacgGGGAATTAAGTCCCCCTGGATCTCTTACAGAGACGTCAGCCTGCAAAAGTTCAAGCAAACAGGGAACCGACTACATTTTATCCCCAAGGCTTGTTCCAAGTAAAGAGGTGACCGTTGCCATTCACTTCCCCAGAAGGTCTCTGGTGGTACTGTACGGTGACGCACGTTACAAGTGGAAACATGCGATTTACCGCAAGCATATAGAGCACCGGCGAATCTGTGTCACGTTCAGGGAGCTGTCTGCGGAGTTCAGCGCTGGAGGAAGGCATGAGGAACTGGGTAAAGAACTGCTAGAAATAGCTCTTTCGTTTCAAGGAACACCAGTGTGA
- the LRWD1 gene encoding leucine-rich repeat and WD repeat-containing protein 1, with protein sequence MSKITTELLLERAVPRSTRLRKIETLNLSKLQLKTGDLDPRLFSRLRHLQKLDLSDNLLDKFPNSLTLPDLRVLNCNNNQLEDVTALKQFPLLEELTYENNVYLTLNDDYKVMFLLQNLRLLNGKDITKLANHVRRVNSRKLTSKVTAHWEKFFRDQLPEKYTAEQVKSIKKKFLKSVQTNVVDGPSSLSEFTRWRVKMIAEEFLSYSLGLELNTDTETEEKMDENEEESAEGPKEDAEDVGKVVVAPRKRKRNHSKSGSGNKRSKSQANTEKEAVLNPKKSSQVQDDPAPDKARASNQPAKEATPDQEAEGTQKNGEQFPRGQSNRRSSQLTGEQKSQEQDNGVVNLTPIKNSKGKEDVSAEPLHFLQCHSKGNSREDFKTQLWSCVFEPLLDCGARKDPIEDSSRTVATCGGESVCLIDCETGMVLKKYKVATEEFFSVAWTTLPMVISDGRKKSHNILAAAGRRGIVKLIHVAADFCYGEIKAHKKPIATVCFSPTQETHLFTASYDKRIALWDIGIPDCDYNFKASQLLVLESFSVPLRIALVPTCPEQYLLAGCEEGCFTWNIKLEEEQKSRPFEVIFQFPDEEGEMTTSHRVDGLAFLNDDVVASKSSKPGCIYLWSWSRSFDTKGKGCQRTVSAVILAELEWSTTDLSYLTLSTCPAKEHVFCGDEKGSVWIYNLSNYTTAWSSAKGKRSDKRIPPTQILKWPELQSNGDHLSEILINNVITDPTFTYLVALTSVNITAIWKKS encoded by the exons atgtcaaaaattacTACAGAACTTCTTTTGGAAAGAGCGGTTCCAAGATCTACAAGACTACGAAAGATCGAGACACTAAA cctgtccAAGCTGCAGTTGAAGACTGGAGACTTAGACCCGCGTTTGTTTTCCCGTCTGAGGCATCTGCAGAAACTAGATCTCTCCGATAATTTATTGGACAAATTTCCCAACAGTCTAACCCTGCCTGACCTGCGTGTCCTAAACTGCAACAACAACCAGCTGGAAGATGTAACTGCTCTGAAACAGTTCCCTCTGCTTGAGGAGCTCACTTATGAGAACAATGTGTACTTGACC CTCAACGATGATTATAAAGTgatgtttcttttgcaaaatcTTCGGCTACTGAATGGCAAGGATATAACCAAACTGGCTAATCATGTGAGGCGTGTCAATAGTCGTAAGCTCACCAGCAAG GTTACCGCTCACTGGGAAAAATTCTTCCGTGACCAGCTTCCTGAGAAGTATACAGCTGAGCAAGTGAAGTCCATCAAGAAGAAGTTCCTGAAGTCAGTACAAACTAATGTAGTAGACGGACCCAGCTCACTCAGTGAATTCACCCGCTGGCGG GTGAAAATGATTGCAGAAGAGTTTCTGTCTTACTCACTGGGTCTGGAGTTAAACACAGATactgaaacagaggaaaagatggatgaaaatgaggaagaaagtgCAGAAGGCCCCAAGGAAGATGCAGAAGATGTGGGTAAG GTCGTGGTAGCGcccaggaagaggaaaagaaatcattcCAAATCAGGCTCTGGAAACAAGAGGTCCAAGTCCCAGGCAAACACTGAGAAGGAGGCTGTCCTTAATCCCAAAAAGTCCAGTCAAGTGCAGGATGACCCAGCTCCTGATAAAGCAAGAGCATCGAACCAGCCAGCCAAAGAGGCAACCCCTGATCAGGAAGCTGAAGGGACACAAAAGAATGGagagcagtttcccagggggCAAAGCAACAGAAGATCCAGCCAGCTGACAGGGGAACAGAAAAGCCAGGAACAGGACAACGGGGTTGTTAACTTGACCCCAATAAAGAACTCCAAGGGCAAG GAGGATGTCAGTGCAGAGCCATTGCATTTTCTCCAGTGTCACAGTAAAGGCAACAGCCGTGAGGATTTTAAAACGCAGCTCTGGTCCTGTGTCTTCGAGCCATTGCTAGACTGTGGAGCCAGGAAAG atCCCATTGAGGACTCCTCCAGAACTGTGGCGACGTGTGGAGGGGAATCTGTCTGTCTGATTGACTGTGAAACAGGGATGGTGCTGAAAAAATATAAGGTGGCTACAGAG GAGTTTTTCAGTGTTGCGTGGACAACTCTCCCAATGGTAATCAGCGACGGTCGGAAGAAATCTCACAATATcttggcagctgcagggaggagagggattGTCAAACTGATTCATGTGGCGGCTGACTTCTGCTATGGAGAAATAAAGGCTCATAAAAAGCCCATTGCTACTGTCTGCTTCAGCCCAACTCAAGAAACTCACCTCTTCA CTGCATCCTATGACAAGCGAATTGCACTCTGGGATATTGGGATTCCAGACTGTGACTACAATTTCAAAGCAAG ccagctgctggtgctggaaTCTTTCTCTGTACCATTACGGATTGCCCTGGTCCCCACCTGCCCAGAGCAGTACCTGCTGGCTGGCTGCGAAGAAGGCTGCTTTACCTGGAATATAAAACtggaagaggaacagaaaagcag GCCTTTCGAAGTCATATTCCAGTTTCCCGATGAGGAGGGAGAAATGACGACATCTCACAGGGTTGACGGTTTGGCTTTTCTAAATGATGATGTTGTAG CTTCCAAGAGCTCCAAACCAGGGTGCATATACTTATGGAGCTGGAGTCGGTCTTTTGACACAAAGGGGAAAGGATGCCAGCGGACGGTATCTGCAGTTATTCTGGCTGAGCTGGAGTGGTCCACAACAGACTTGTCCTATCTCACGCTCAGCACCTGCCCAG CAAAAGAGCACGTGTTCTGTGGTGATGAGAAAGGAAGCGTGTGGATATACAACCTCTCGAACTACACCACAGCTTGGAGCTCTGCAAAGGGAAAGCGTTCAGACAAAAGAATCCCTCCCACACAG ATTCTCAAGTGGCCAGAGCTTCAATCAAACGGGGACCATCTGAGTGAAATCCTCATAAACAATGTGATAACAGACCCTACTTTCACTTACCTTGTTGCTCTAACTAGTGTGAACATAACAGCAATTTGGAAGAAGTCATAG
- the ORAI2 gene encoding protein orai-2 isoform X1, translating to MMSSELNVPVDPSTPACCSEPGTKGMDYRDWVRRSYLELVTSNHHSVQALSWRKLYLSRAKLKASSRTSALLSGFAMVAMVEVQLEMQYKYPQMLLIAFSACTTVLVAVHLFALLISTCILPNVEAVSNIHNLNSISESPHERMHPYIELAWGFSTVLGILLFLAEVVLLCWIKFLPVDSILKNETTTIQKPSGHAGWQAALVSTIIMVPVGLIFVVFTIHFYRSLVRHKTERHNREIEELHKLKVQLDGHDRGMQGV from the exons ATGATGAGTTCTGAATTAAACGTTCCGGTGGACCCTTCCACTCCCGCTTGCTGCTCTGAACCTGGCACCAAAGGCATGGATTATCGGGACTGGGTGCGCCGCAGCTACCTGGAGCTGGTGACATCGAACCACCACTCCGTCCAGGCCCTGTCGTGGAGGAAGCTGTACCTGAGCCGAGCCAAGCTGAAAGCTTCCAGCAGAACCTCTGCGCTGCTCTCTGGATTTGCGATG GTTGCCATGGTGGAGGTGCAGCTGGAGATGCAGTACAAGTACCCCCAGATGCTGCTGATCGCCTTCAGTGCCTGCACGACGGTGCTCGTGGCAGTCCATCTCTTCGCTCTTCTCATCAGCACCTGCATTCTGCCGAACGTGGAAGCAGTGAGCAACATCCACAACCTGAACTCCATCAGCGAATCCCCCCACGAGCGCATGCATCCCTACATCGAGCTGGCGTGGGGCTTCTCCACGGTTCTGGGAATCCTCCTTTTCCTCGCAGAAGTGGTGCTTCTGTGCTGGATAAAATTTCTGCCTGTGGACTCCAtcctgaaaaatgaaaccacCACCATCCAGAAGCCCAGCGGCCACGCGGGTTGGCAAGCAGCGCTGGTCTCCACCATCATCATGGTCCCCGTGGGGCTGATTTTTGTCGTCTTCACCATTCACTTCTACCGCTCCTTGGTGCGGCACAAAACGGAGCGCCACAACCGGGAGATCGAGGAGCTCCACAAACTGAAAGTGCAGTTAGACGGGCATGACAGAGGCATGCAG GGTGTTTGA
- the POLR2J gene encoding DNA-directed RNA polymerase II subunit RPB11-a, protein MNAPPAFESFLLFEGEKKITINKDTKVPNACLFTINKEDHTLGNIIKSQLLKDPQVLFAGYKVPHPLEHKIIIRVQTTPDYSPQEAFTNAITDLISELSLLEERFRVAIKDKQEGIE, encoded by the exons ATGAACGCGCCTCCGGCCTTCGAGTCCTTCCTCCTCTTCGAGGGCGAGAAGAA GATCACCATCAACAAGGACACGAAGGTGCCCAACGCCTGCCTCTTCACCATCAACAAGGAGGACCACACACTGGGGAACATCATCAAATC gCAGTTACTGAAAGACCCTCAGGTGTTATTTGCAGGGTACAAGGTCCCACACCCGCTGGAACACAAAATCATCATCCGCGTCCAAACCACTCCTGATTACAGCCCCCAGGAAGCTTTCACCAATGCCATCACGGATCTGATCAGTGAGCTGTCCCTCCTGGAAGAGAGATTCAGG GTTGCCATCAAAGACAAACAGGAAGGAATTGAGTGA